A window of Gossypium raimondii isolate GPD5lz chromosome 7, ASM2569854v1, whole genome shotgun sequence genomic DNA:
CCTCAATTGAGGCTTTTCCCTTTTCAGCATTCTGTTTATAAGCTAAAGGAACttggttcttttttctttttctttttggatcattttgaaaaaaaggctTTTCTGGGGAGTAGTTAGTGGAGATTTAGTTGAAACCGAATCATAAGAATTCTGGGTTTTGCATATTTGGATAATGTATGTTGAGAGTTTACGGGGTTTTGGCCAAAATAAGTAAGTTTTTTAAATCTGGGTTTGTCTTTTTTAAGCTTTAGTTTTGCTTTTGGTAAGCTGGGTGGAGCTGTTGTTTCTAGCTAAGGTttttgttattatcttaattcaAAAGTTTGGTTACAAGGGAAGTTTAGAGTTCAAGGAGTTGGTGGttaagtttattaaaattttcagaaatcaCCATATCTTGggaaaagaaaacccaaaatttcagagggtttttttttttttttgcattataattgattaaaaaagcCTGAAGATTTGGATCAAGTGGGGGTGAAGTTTGAGGTGAAAAGGGGTAATTTACAATGTGCAGAGTAGAAGAGACAAGTGGAAAGTGTGATTACAGGAAACAGTGGGAAATGAAAATTAAGATGTTTGGGGAAGGGAAAGTGGAGAAGTTAAAGAATTCAATGGTTTCAAGGTCTAGAATGAAGCTATGGATGATAAGGGCATTAACCACAATTTTGTTATGGACATGCTTTGCTCATTTGATGACATTAGGCGAAATTTTTGGTCCCAAGTTGCTCAAAGGCTGGCCTTCTTGTTTCACTCATTCTACTTCTGAGTTGCCTTTGGTTGCTCCTGAATTGTCTTCTATTCCACCAAAACTCATTCTTCCACCGAAAAGTAAGTTCTCAAAagttcctttctttttatttgcaaTTTCTTGAGTATGCaatgattgattttaattgatcGCCATTTCTTCAATATTTggtgtttgtttgtttgtttgtttgtatgtATTTCTTGTGAACAGGCAATTTTTTCTGTCAAAGATGCCTTCTTAAGTCCTTAACAAAGACTTTgctttttatcatctttttccccctttttcttATGTCAATTAACCTGTGAATCTTTTGCTTGCCTTATCAGCTATTAAAGCTTTTATGGGGCTTTCTGCTTTTTCCCTTTGATGGAAATTGAagaacccccccccccccaaatcAAGTTGTCTATGACTACTGTTCTTATTTGAtgactgttttttttttttacagggTTATATAAGAATAATGGTTATCTTATGGTTTCCTGCAATGGAGGACTCAACCAAATGCGAGCTGCGGTAAGTTGATTTTTTCATCTCAGCATCATTTTGGATTTCCTTGTTTCACTGTCTGGTTTTTTGCTCATAACTTTCCTGTTCAGATGCAAACCATTTCATGTCTTTTCCGGCTTCTGTTCCGCAGATTTGCGACATGGTTGCCATTGCCAGATACCTAAATGTCACACTTATTGTTCCTGAACTAGATAAAACCTCTTTCTGGAATGACCCTAGGTACATACTATCTATTTAATCTTTGTTTTTGGATTCGAATTATGAGCTGCAATTCAAGATGATCCtcaaattgattgtttataaattatgaTCAGTGAGTTTAAGGACATTTTCGATGTTGATCACTTCATTACTTCCTTGAGAGATGAGGTTCGGATATTGAAGGAACTACCACCCCGAGTTCAGCATCGAGTTGACCAAGGAATGTTCCTCTCTATGCAACCGATTAGTTGGTCCGATATTTCTTATTATGCTCATCAGGTTAGTTGCCTATCGATTAAAGATGGAATAAGCTTTGCTGTCCTGGTATTGTTTGCAATTCGTTGTATTGCATCTAATTCTGGAGTCATTGTTACCAGATTCTTCCTCTTGTGCAAAAGCACAAAGTTGTACAGTTGAATAAAACCGATGCTCGGCTTGCAAATAATAACCTACCACCCGAGATTCAGAAGTTGCGCTGCCGTGTAAATTTCAATGCGCTTAAATTTACTTCTCAAATCGAGGAATTGGGTAGAAGGGTTGTCAAGATTTTGAGGGAGAAAGGCCCTTTTCTCGTGCTTCATCTCCGATATGAAATGGACATGTTGGCTTTTTCCGGCTGCACTCATGGTTGCAACAGCGATGAAGAGGAAGAACTTACAAGGATGAGGTATGCTGTAAGCCTTTTTTGTCATTCCCACAACAATAAATTATGTCATCTCTTTACTAATTACAGCAAATCCGGTATTATTAGGTATGCTTATCCCTGGTGGAaggaaaaagtaataaattcagaaatgaaaaggaaagaaggTTTGTGCCCTTTGACACCCGAAGAAACTGCTCTAGTATTAAGAGCACTCGGTATTGACCGCAATGTTCAAATTTACATTGCCGCCGGAGAAATATATGGTGGAGAGAGACGGATGGCTCCGTTGGCAGAAGCATTTCCTAATTTGGTCAGTAAGATGTATGTTCGGCATCTACAATGCATGTTATATGTGATCTAACAGTCGGCTTTTCTTGCACAACAGGTCAGAAAGGAGACTCTGCTAGTTCGATCGGACTTGAAATTCTTCCAAAACCACTCATCCCAAATGGCAGCGTTGGATTATCTAGTTTCCTTAGAAAGTGATATATTCGTTCCTACATATGACGGAAACATGGCCAAGGTTGTCGAAGGCCATCGGAGGTAAACACATCTGACACTCTCGCATCAATTCTTGTACTTACAATTCGGatcttttacaaaaatattacaaaaagaataaaaaaaataccaaaagaatattaattttttttatttaccaaaataatacaaaaaaaaaacatgatagCCTGGTGGAGGGCCTGCCACAGGCGGCacaggactaaaatgtaatgatCTAAAGTATTCAAGGACCTGATacgcaaatttaccattttgagaAAAG
This region includes:
- the LOC105801503 gene encoding rhamnogalacturonan I rhamnosyltransferase 1; translation: MCRVEETSGKCDYRKQWEMKIKMFGEGKVEKLKNSMVSRSRMKLWMIRALTTILLWTCFAHLMTLGEIFGPKLLKGWPSCFTHSTSELPLVAPELSSIPPKLILPPKRLYKNNGYLMVSCNGGLNQMRAAICDMVAIARYLNVTLIVPELDKTSFWNDPSEFKDIFDVDHFITSLRDEVRILKELPPRVQHRVDQGMFLSMQPISWSDISYYAHQILPLVQKHKVVQLNKTDARLANNNLPPEIQKLRCRVNFNALKFTSQIEELGRRVVKILREKGPFLVLHLRYEMDMLAFSGCTHGCNSDEEEELTRMRYAYPWWKEKVINSEMKRKEGLCPLTPEETALVLRALGIDRNVQIYIAAGEIYGGERRMAPLAEAFPNLVRKETLLVRSDLKFFQNHSSQMAALDYLVSLESDIFVPTYDGNMAKVVEGHRRFLGFKKTILLDRKLLVKLIDEYQSGSLSWDEFSETVKEVHSDRMGNPKKRVVIPDRPKEEDYFYSNPHECVQLLDEPLS